Proteins from a genomic interval of Yoonia sp. GPGPB17:
- the purF gene encoding amidophosphoribosyltransferase: MRSCPLVHCDAPAHPFDDDKLREECGVFGVVGVTDASNFVALGLHALQHRGQEAGGIVTHDPETGFNQQRRMGLVRDNFTSTAMMERLPGTIGIGHVRYSTAGSKGQTAMRDVQPFFGEFAMGGAAIAHNGNITNALSLRRELIERGSIFQSSSDSECIIHLMARSMGRTIPDRMEEALRKVEGAFSIVAMTRTKLIGCRDPLGVRPLVLGKIGDGWALASETCALDIIGAEFIREIEPGEMVVVTEKGVESHFPFRPNRARFCIFEHVYFSRPDSILGGRSVYETRENIGRELAKENPVDADLVCPVPDSGTPAAIGYSLQSGIPYAMGIIRNQYMGRTFIEPTESIRNMGVRLKLNVNRALIKGKRVILVDDSVVRGTTSRKIKEMILDAGAAEVHFRIASPPTSWPCFYGVDTPQREKLLAATMTEEQMRDHLGVDSLKFISLNGLYRAVGEASGRDPNAPAYCDACFSGEYPVAPSDMIDQGFQAKTAAE, translated from the coding sequence ATTCGGAGCTGCCCCCTTGTCCACTGCGATGCCCCCGCCCATCCCTTTGACGATGATAAACTGCGGGAGGAATGTGGCGTCTTTGGCGTTGTCGGCGTAACTGACGCATCAAACTTTGTCGCCCTTGGCCTGCACGCCCTGCAACACCGCGGGCAAGAAGCAGGCGGCATTGTGACCCACGACCCCGAGACCGGATTTAACCAACAGCGTCGTATGGGGTTGGTACGTGATAACTTTACCTCAACCGCGATGATGGAACGTCTGCCCGGCACAATTGGCATCGGACATGTGCGGTACTCGACAGCGGGGTCCAAGGGCCAAACAGCGATGCGCGATGTGCAGCCGTTTTTTGGCGAGTTTGCCATGGGCGGTGCGGCGATCGCCCACAACGGCAATATCACCAACGCCCTGTCGCTGCGGCGCGAGTTGATCGAGCGTGGCTCGATTTTCCAAAGCTCGTCGGACAGCGAATGCATCATTCACCTGATGGCGCGTTCGATGGGCCGCACAATCCCTGATCGCATGGAAGAGGCGCTGCGCAAGGTCGAAGGCGCGTTCTCTATCGTCGCCATGACCCGCACCAAGTTGATCGGCTGCCGCGATCCGCTAGGCGTGCGCCCGCTGGTGCTGGGCAAGATTGGCGATGGCTGGGCGCTCGCGTCGGAAACCTGTGCACTGGATATCATAGGGGCCGAATTCATACGCGAGATTGAGCCCGGAGAAATGGTTGTCGTGACCGAAAAAGGGGTTGAGAGCCACTTCCCCTTCCGCCCCAACCGGGCGCGCTTTTGCATCTTTGAACACGTCTATTTCAGCCGCCCAGACAGTATCTTAGGCGGCCGGTCCGTCTATGAGACCCGCGAAAACATCGGGCGCGAATTGGCAAAGGAAAACCCGGTTGATGCTGATCTGGTTTGTCCGGTCCCTGACAGTGGCACGCCAGCGGCAATTGGCTATTCACTGCAATCGGGTATCCCTTATGCAATGGGGATCATCCGCAACCAGTACATGGGCCGCACCTTCATCGAGCCGACCGAGAGCATCCGCAACATGGGTGTACGCCTAAAACTCAACGTCAACCGGGCGCTGATCAAAGGCAAACGGGTGATCCTTGTGGACGATAGCGTTGTGCGGGGCACCACCAGCCGCAAGATCAAGGAGATGATCCTTGATGCCGGTGCAGCCGAGGTACATTTCCGCATCGCCTCCCCACCAACCTCATGGCCCTGCTTCTATGGTGTCGATACGCCGCAGCGCGAAAAACTGCTTGCCGCGACCATGACCGAGGAACAGATGCGCGATCACTTGGGCGTTGATAGCCTCAAGTTCATCTCGCTCAACGGGCTCTATCGTGCCGTGGGCGAAGCATCTGGGCGCGACCCCAACGCACCTGCCTATTGCGATGCCTGTTTCTCGGGCGAATACCCCGTCGCGCCATCCGATATGATCGATCAGGGGTTTCAGGCAAAAACGGCTGCGGAGTAA